The sequence TGCAAGTCACAGATTTGGACAGCTGGTGTTACCTGGGATCTTGCTCACAGACCTACCATAAGGCCACGGCACTCATCCTCGGTGGTTTGAGCCCTATCATGTGTCACAAGACAAGCGTTTTCTAATGATGGGTGACATTTTGGGCCCAGAACAGCATCAGTGTAGATACCAGACATCTGGCAAATGATTTCACTCTGGAAAGGTGACAGAAACAACCAAAGCTTTGGTCTTTTCCcaccagaaaagcagcatttgctaCCTCCCATGCCCAGTTCCAGGGAAAGACCCTGCCTGTGGTTTCCCTGGGATTCGTGCCCTCTCCACCTCAGATGTGCAGAAAGATGACCCGCTGATGTGGGTACATAAACTCTCCCGCAGGCTTTTTGTCTATCGGTGCCTGCCCACATCACACAAGAGAGCAGCCCCCAAACACCCTGTGCAGCAAGGGGCTGGGGAAGTGGCTGCGCACTGGGATTCACACATGGGCCTCCTCACCGCACCAAGCTCTTCTTTGCTAGGAAGCTGTCCGCTCTGGGGTCTCTTGGTGCTCACATCTCAGCTGGCAGgagccagcacagctccactgacttcagttacATGCTGAGCCAGGCCATTTTGAGCAAGGCAAGGATCCAACCCTTCAACTGGAGGTGGTTTTCCTAGACAGCATTTGCTACCAAGGTGACATGCTTCCAGGAGGATTGCTTGCTCCAGCTCCTATATCTGCACACTACAAGGCTCCCACAAATAACTAAAAATACCATCAAGATTTAAATCTCCAGGTGCAAGCCCAGCCAATACCATTTTGGGTTTCACTCCAGTCTGCATTTGCCACAAGCTCCCGTACCATCCATTCACAAAGAGCAAGTTAATTAACATAATATCACTCAGAGCTAGCTCGTTCCTGGCTATCAGTATCATCTAATCAGTGTCCTCAACTGAAAAGTAATCTCTGACTTGATCTTTCCTTGGCCACCGAGCAGTGCCTGAACAGAAGGGGCTTTGTTTTGAGTCGCTAGAGACACGAAGGTCAGCTCCCAACCTTTTCCTGGCATTGCCCTTGCCTTGGAGAGCAAAGTAGAGTTTGTTTTCATGTCAGAccttgttcttttcttcctggtttTGACAAGAAGATATCATTTGTCCTAGGGAGTCGCTCCCCAGGCTGAAAGTGGGCTCAGACATGGAGCACAATATGGCAAAGCAGCACCATGAAAGTACATCCCGTGGGAGGGGGCCAGTCCTGAACATAACAAGCCCACGACCCAGGGACATCCAACAACCCACCTGGCCTGACAAGAAGTCATCTGCCATGCAGCAACTCCATCACCTGCAGAAGATAAGGCCCAGCCAGTTTTGCTTTGGCAGGATCCATCCACACCCTGAAGTAAGGCACAACAGAATATGAAATCCAGATGACAGGAGGACCCACATTTGCTACTGCATTGCACAATTGCAAGCTGGTCTTCTGTTCAGGTTGTCAAGCACACAGGCCAACTTGCAGCAGGAAGACAGGTTTAAGATCATGAATTCTGCTCATTTTACTAGACAAAGATCCACCCCTTCCACAATACTGATCCTTCCCCAAAATTACATACtatatataataattttatacatacacacacacgcattgAAATACTGTTATTAGAGCATGCCATTACACTTtagcaagattttaaaagtagGCAACTAGTCTTTATGACATGGGTTTTATGTGTGTTATTTTGGGGGAAGCAATTTGGTTAAGTGTAAATTGATAGTTAGGCTGATAGAAAGCCAGACTGATGTAGGTGaacatttttcaaatagaaGATAGCTGTGGGTGGGGAAGACAAAccttttatctttaaaagattaaaaaacccctttaAACATGATGCTTTAAGAAGCATCGAAGTGAGGGGAATTTTTAAGGCAATTTTAATAAccattaatgaaaacatccatTTTTCTATTGCAAGCCTGAGTGGTGTTAACCCAGCCATTACCTACAGCTGGATCATACAAATCAGACTCATGCTGGCTTCATGGGTCACAGCAGTTCCTCCACACCACACGTACTCCACCTCCCCCAGACCTGCCCCCTTCCCACAAGCAAAGGGCATTtccacctccagccccagtgaccatcagcctccccccagcccagatCCCCTCCACTCCCCTAGCACCAGCCAGCATTTCTCCAAGACCACCAAGCTCAGTGACAGAGAAATCTCAAGCCATAACTTCCCCAACCTGTCCATGCCAGGACAGGTCCAAcccttttccctgctgctgtgaAGCCCTCCTGTGCCAAAATCTCAAGCTAAAAGATAGGATTTTGCCTTTTCATGGCATCCACCCAGAAGTTGGGTTTGGAGACAACCAGATAAAAAATTATGCTTAGCCAGCATTAAAAATACTAGCACTTATAACAGGTAACACCCTTGTGCTTTGCAAGAGTAAAGTACACACAAATACCACAGTCTGTACAAAGACATTCCCCAACACATAATTCTCTTTTAGAAAGAGCGAGGGCTttagaaacacagcaaaattagTGCACAAGCACCTACCCTGCTGTCCTTCACAAGATCATCTCAAATCAGGCCAGGCAGCTTCCTAGGGCACATCTTGCCACCTCCTCCCAAACTCAGGCAACCTGTGAATCCTGCTTTTACAGGGTTTTGCCCTCCCTCCTGCAACACCTTCACCTGGTGACTCACTAATTACATCCCAAATGAGCAAGCAGGCACAGATGAGATACTTCTACTGGAAGAGAAGACCTTGCAGCTCAGTACAGCTTATTTAATTCTCCATGGAAAGCCTTTTCCATGTTAGTCATTTCTCCAGTCTTCTTTATGTGCTTTTTCAGCTCATGTTTGAGGCAACAGAGGCCGGACAGGGCTCAGAGATGTTTTGTAATCAAAATGTTATTGACCAGAGAAAATAGAGCCTGTGCAGTGATTAAAAATAAGTCTTCATTTTGGGGAGCAAGGGGAAACACTCAGCTGCAGGATGACCAAGAACACAGTCCCAAGCAGTTTGGGTTGGGCTGGCTGCCCAACACCCCGTCCCAAGACATGATTGGGTGACTGGAACAAACTGGacactgctgggctggggggttTTGCAGCAGTTGCTATTCATAGGGTCAGGTGCCATGCTCTTCTGTCCTGAAATAGAGCAAAACCTCAAACCAACCCAAGAAATCCAGGCTGTTCCTAGGAAACTACaacttgcaaaataaaaatcacaagttTTCTTCACCCAGTCACActattttagaatttttttttctgcaggttggacttggaaaacattttatagCACAGGAACAGCAGAGCAGTGACCGATTAAGGGCAGGATGGAGAACACCTTGTTTTGAACATCTCAGACAATGAGTTGTGGATCCCCATCCCCAATCTGGTGGCATCAGCACATATTCATGGAACCTCTCCATGTCAGGGAGCTGTGATGAGAGCAACTCCTATTGGGAAATACCCACCCATGTCTTTTAGGCAGTCCTAACATGGAGTTGCCCATGGCTCTGCCATGGAGGGTTGGAGTTCATGGTGAAGTGATAGTCCAGGTGAGAACACTTACGGGGTAACCTGGCCTGCAGAAATGCTTTCCCACTCCTGCAGTCCCCCGGCCCTGGAGGAGTACAAAAGCCTCCCAGCCATGCTTTGTTCAGGGAGCTGAGATGGCAACCAGGGATGTGAAGGTAAGAGTGAGGTCTGCAGGGCATTTTAAGCCAAGAACTCATGCATTCAGGAAAATGTTTCGCTAGTAACCTGGCTGTCCTGGCTTCTCCAGCTCTTCTTCAATGCTAAGAGCATAGAAACACTGTGGGCAGATGTAAATATGAAGCAGAGTTTTCTGGTGGTACAAACACACATGAGCCCATGCAGAGAGCTGGCAAACATGCAAAacagtttcctttttctctttttccccatcctttcTACAAGATCCCACCTTGTTGTAAAGAAGGTTGCCTGATGTCTGGCCTCCCgttttcttttgtcattttggCTGGGAGTCATCTCCACTGTCTGCAGATGTCTACAAGTTGGTTGTTCACAGCTGAGCTAGTCCTGCACAGCCCTGTTATGCTCAGTGGAGAGCCCTAGCAAGCCCCTCACTGCCACCTCGGGTGGGACCAGAGATAGATGTGTCACCTTCCAGATCCACCCATCTCTGCCTGTTGGCCATGAAGGACTCTCAAGGGCCAGTTTAGTCTCAGACCAGAGAATATTTTGTATCGAAAACCCAAGGAGCAGAAGCTTCCCCCACAGTCTCGCTATACCCTACCCAACACCTTGCTGACTTTGGAGATGATTCAAACCCTTCCCTCTCTGAGTCAAGGGGACACCCCACACAAGAAAAgaccaggcttttttttttttttttcagagatttttttgtctttttaatttcatcttggtACGCGATTTCTGACAGTGTGTCAGCATCTCCCACCGGGTCAGCCATCTCCGGACCCTGCTACATTCAGTGTCAGATCGTATGGTGGCGATGAGCCAGTGTTTTGAGCCTCACAGTCACTTGCATGTCTTTACAGGTTGTCACTTACATCATTTGTGAACAGCAGCACAAAAGGACACAACGCATGAAAACGAGAGTGGGGATGAGGTGAGGGTCAGCGAAAGGCTCGACCCTAAGGAGAATTTTCCCCAGGTTCCCACGGCTTCTGCAGGGATGAACCCGAGCATGGGGTGGGAAATGCAGGgctctccctcctttctccttcaccCGAGGGGTGGCGATACAGGCTGCGGTGTTTTCCAGAGCCAGGACAGCAGTTCACACTGGTCTAGCACCCATATTTGAGGGCACAGGACGGGGTCCCTGGTGGAGGCAGGCTGGGTCCTGCCgtgggaaggagagaggtgATGCAGAGAAGCATGGCTGAGCCCTGATGGGCTGGGATGtccaccagctccagcagcgTTGTCCACCCTGCACTGACCTCCTGCACATGTCCAGCAGTGGGGACAGGACCTGGCCACCGTGCTGTCCCCATCAATCTGCTGGCAGAGAAGTAGGTCCCTGGAGCCACCCCTGCTTTGGGTTTCAACCACACCTCAAAACCAGTGGGGCAACCTGAGAGCACCAAAAATAACCAACCCCGAAACCCAAACGTGTTGCCTGAAATGAACTGATGTTCCTTCCCTGCCACTGGGCTTTTGCAACCTAAACATAACGtttataaaaagtaaattatttcatCTTATAACTTAAGTGCATTGAGTATTTCCTTAAATATGGTTCACGCTGAAAATAAAGTTACTTTTGCTGTACAGTAAATTTCTGATAGACTTAGAAATAAACTTTGTTGATACAATCTGGCAGGTGTGGCTGTGTAGTACATCACCCACAGCCACACGgctttgcacacacacacgtgcgtgcccacacacacacacatacacacacagccCTGTCCTCGGGGACAGGGACAATGTTAGGGGTTTCTAGCTTTCTATAATCGCATGGGAACATCTATCTTAAAAGTCCCTGTGTTTAAACAGCAAGCGCTCAAGCTGGTCAAGGGAACAGAGGGAAAACCCCGCAGTGAAATTTTCCCCGTGTTTCCCCAAAGCGTTGTCagcttttcaaatttcaaaacCGGGCTGATGCTGTGGGCTGTCCCCATGAAGATCAGCAGTTTGCTCTTTCTGACACTCCGACCGAAGGCGGCGCGGAGGGGATACGGCACCAGGATGCTCCCACGGGAAGggtttccccctccccctgccgCAATGAGAAATTTGGTTCCCTGCTTGAAATTTGAAAATCCACCAGCCAGCTGCAAAAACCACTCCTGTCCCTAATCCTAGGCTCCTAAGAGAAACATGAAACTATGCAACCCATAACTTAACTCGCTCCTTGGGAATCCCAAGCTACAACATATTGTTTGACAGCATCCCAGCAGTGTcgtttccccctccctcccaacccTGGGGGCTCTGCAGCCCCTCCTGGGACAGCGCGGCAGCTGCCCCGTGCCGGGGACCACGCCATGCTCAGGAGGTGAAGTAGGAGTTCTGCATGGAGTAGAGGTGGTCGATGGGGTTCCCCACTCGGGCCTGGAGTGGCCCCGCGTCCGCTGTGGCAAGGAAGCAGTCGCCCAGGTTGCTCAGTGAGGTATCATCGCTATCCAAGTCGTGGAAGAGGGGCTCGGCACCTTGGGaagcagggaaggagcagaaggGCTTCAGAGCCTGCTTTTTCCTCCGGCACCTTGACAGTCTCTGGTACCCCCAGCTTTTGCAGTGTAAGGATTTAGGGGTGAGGGGACCGCCACCTTCCCAGAAATCGCTGCATCCCCCACGCGTGCCCCTGCCACGCAGCCCACCCCCCACAGCCCAGCATCTCTTTGAAGGAGAGAAGGCAAAAGGCAAACCTCAGAGCCTTACCGTAGGGGTGCATGTGGTCTCCGGGCATCTGTGGCGGGGTTAGCCCTTGTCGGAAGGGGTCGGAGCCGTAGACGCTTTGCTCCatgcccagcagctgctggggggggggcagagcagTGTAGGGGTTCAGcatcccctccagccccacgcTGCCACCGCTGTTCGCctgggctggaagagaagagcaAGTCGTTGGCGCAGTCgggctgctgctttttgggggACCCGGCTCCCTTGGGAAGCCTGGAGAGGGCTGGGAAATAGGGAGACCCTGAGTGCAGGGAGAGTGGGGTGCGAGAGGGGTACCTGAGCTCAGGCGCTGTGTGTTTTGctgatcctgctgctgctgctgctgcctcctggcaAGCTTCTTCATCTAGGTGAGAAGAAGGGGTAAAAATGGGGTGAAATCCTCCCCTGGCCAAAgcgaggagggagaggagcccCAGCACTGGCCCCTGGTGGGGGGCTACCCTTTGTACTCACCTTTGCTCGCTGGTTCTGGAACCAGACTTGCACTACGCGGACGCTCAGTCCCGTCTCGGCCGCCAGCGTCTCCCGTACCTTGAAGAGAGGAATGACAGCGGCATCTCAGCCCACTCAGCTTTTCAGGGGGACTTtaggaggggacagagcagcCAGGGCAAGTCCTTGCCCAGCATCCAGGACATCCccaggggctggaggcagctgaACATGAGGGTTTCTCCCCATACCTTCCTGCAGGGCTTGGAGGAGACCTCAAACGATGCCTTGAACGCCCTCCGCTGCTGCGTGGTCAGGATTGTCCGGGGTCTCTTGGGCCGCTTGTGATCCTTCCCATCCTCAGCGCCCTTCCCTGAGGCTTGGCCCATTTTGCAGATGCTGTCCTCATCATCACTTTTGCCTAAGGgggggtgaaaaaaaaccacaggtcCTTTACAGACAACGGGCAGCACACATTGTTTTCCAGCACGTCCAAAATAATCTGGGGGACTTAAAACAAGCTGGTGTTGGTGGGGATCCTCTTGTGAATGTGTCTGTGAGGAGCTGAGATTTGGGGCTGGCTGCCCTGTGGCAGCTCAGAGAGGGGGAGAGGTGCTGTGGTTCATAGTTTGGGGCTGCTCAGCCAGCAGATGTGCTTTTGGTTCTTCTTTTCCCCAACAGTCTGAGCAGCTGCAATGTGAAACCCTGGGACATCTGATTTTCCCTCCATCAGACCTAAATGCCTGCCTGCTCCACAGGGATTTCCTCCCAGACCACAGCTGAGGACACATCTGGACAGAGACACACAGGTCGCATCCACGTGAGGGGACATGGAGGACCACTGTGCCCTGGAgctgtcccccagcccagctggtgaccaggcatCTGGTCCCTCTGCCCAGACAGCCCAGGCTGGGGGAGGTCAGGGTGAGCAGAGATGCTTAGAGATGGCAACGCATTAGCCAAGATCTCACAAACCCCTCCTGATTTGCCCTACTATGGAGGCCAACTCCATTTAGAGCACAGACATTTAATCACAAATACAAGGGGTGCCTTTTCACCTATATTTCCCCCCTTCCATGGAGTTTTAAATCTCCCTGGACAGAAGCCCAGGCTGCTTCAAGCTTCACCCCTCGGGTACTTGCTGCAATGTGCTGCTCTGTTGCGTTCCCAGGCACTGGTGCGTATCTCCCTACTGCTCTCAGCTGCTCAGGACCACAGGGCCTTCAGGCAGAAGCTGCTCCGGgaaagcaggcagcactgccctgCCTCTTACCAGCCCTCCTCATTTACTGCATCGCCACCGTTTCGATGACCTCGCTTGCTCAGCTCATGTGGGAGGGCTGTAATGCAGGTTTGACAGCACAGGTCCTTCCCTCTCATGAGCCGTAAATCACTTACAGCCTTTTCCAGAAAGTTCCTCCACTATCCGTTTGGGAATTGATAATGGAGCTGAGGTGCTGGTTTGATGCAGATGCAGGTTGCAAGGCGGTGCTTGGCCCAAGCTGCTGTGTCTCCGGGAGATGGGGATGCATCAAGGGGGTTGTGAGTCTGGCTCAGAGCAATTCATGGCAAAAGCAGGTCAGGTCAAACCCCATGGCAAGAGCTAATCATGGATCACACAcatcagaaaaatgtaaatccAACGGCAGCCCAGCTGGGAATGGGGAAAGACAGGAGCAGATCTCTGGGGCGAGGGGAGGCAATGATCCCAGCGGAGGAGCAAGGATGCTCTCAGGTACCAGTTACCTCTTCCCTCCACACTGCTGGGCTCTCTCCTGGGCTCACCAGCTGATATGGAGACCTTCCATGTGttgagggctggcagggctgggacgGGGAGATATCTTCACACTGGCAGGCAGTCCCCAAACAGCCCGGAGCTGGGTGCTGACCCCTGGGAGCCAGAGCCTCGCTGCCGCTGCGAGCTCCCCACTTGCTCATGGCACATCCCCGGCACGCCGACAGCAGCAGCGGCCATGAGAATGacaaactgctgttttcttgcatgTCCCGACGCGAGGGATGTAGTAATGCAGTAGGTCTGAGAGCCCCAGCGCTGGGGACCCTCAGGGTGTGGAGTCTCTGATGGCTAATGGGGCTGAGCAGCGGCTGCCGCTGCCTCCTTCTCAGTGCCAGCACAAGCAGGgtctctgctctgctgagctgcCTGCTTTCCTGAAACCTGAAGAGTTTAATTTTGATGGAAGGGTAGTGATTTTTACAAATATTGGGAGGAGGAATGGCAACCAATGGAGACATTTCGGTGCCTGAACGCCTTTGCACCGTAACATGAGGTCAGTGCCCCAATCCCCTCCAGTTCGGGAGGGGCAGAGCCTGGCAGCAGGGAGCCGGAGGCTCATCGACTCCAACAAGCAAATGATGCTCAAAACCCATGCCAAGGGGAAAAACCCGCTtggagcagcccccccccgagccctcccccccccaacacctgctccccaaatccctcccagtgtcaaagggaaagaaggaaaagcgAAGCCGGATTTGGTGGGGTATTACTTTTAATTAACTCTCCCTTTCAAGCCTTTCCCCACcgaggaggggggagaaattAATGAGTGTCTGAGGCTGCCCCTGACGTCACCTGGGAAGGGGCCGGTGCGATGGATATTGTGCGGCGTGCCCTCGGTCCGACCCGCCGAGCCCGCATCCCGCCGCCGGGGCCAGGACATTCCTCGCTCGGGAGGATTTAGGGAGAGGAGAAACGTTAGGACGCTTTTAATTGGAAAGCGGGGTCCTCTTTCAGAGGGGCTTGTTTACTTAGGCTGGGCGGCGGAGGCTCGGGGGAGGCAGTAATTGAAGCGAGGGTTTGGGAGATTACAGACAACATATGGCTCGCTTTTTATCTGCGCTTTCTCATAAAGTGGCCTTTGGTGCGCGGCGGccggggggagggagggcggggggcTTCAAAGCAGCgagggggggacaggggaaaGGCTGGACAAGCACATCATGCGCTGCTGGTGAATGGCATCCAGGAGTAGTGCCGGAGCAGGGACCCCCTTCTGCATCCCCCAGAGCGGTGGTGGGGTCCCCAGGGGAGATGCAGCGGGAGGGGGCAAAGCTGCACCATGCTGAGCATCCATGTGGGATGTGCACCTGGGCTGGCCCCCACCGTGCCGATGTCCCCAAAGCCATGCGACATCCTGAGACAAACTGTTGGTGGCCACCAAAACCAGGCAGGGACGGCAGTAGGGCTAAGCTATGGAGTCTGGGGAAGATGGGaagggctgggacccccccaggccaagggctgccaggggctgctgggggctTCGGGTTGGGTTTTCGACCAGCCAAGGGGTTGCCAAGCCCTTTTGACTCCCACACTGTCCCTTTGCATCCCTCGAGTCTCAGCTGGAGTTTCCACTGAAGTATTTCCCCTGGAGGTTTTTGCTAGTTGAGGCTCTTGGTTTGGCCAGAGCCCCTGGCAGCGGGGCTGGACCATGGGCCGATGAGTCGCTGGGGAGGAAAAGCTCCCCAACCTTTCCCAAACTGCCCTTTTCCCCCACTAGGAATAAACCCAAACCGTTGTGGCCAATTCACTTATTTTCCTGCATGACGTCTCCTCATTGGTTCCTATTTTAACTGAAAGAGTCTGCACatcccagaaggaaaaaacagtaattCTTCAATCAGTTAAGGACTTTCCCAGGGCTGAGGCAAGAGCCAGCGCCAGCGTGCCGGATCCTGCACTTTCCTgcctctccagctcctccagctttgGACCATCACTCACCGGCTCCCTTCAGCCACCTCCTCCCATGgcctcactcttttttttttaaatatcatcaCCATTATTTGGGGGGgaggattttttcttttgagtgaGTGGGGTTGTAGAGCTCGGACAGAGCCAGCCGCAGGCAGTGCTGCAAAGCAGCCAGCCTCTCACTGCAGAGGAGCACGATATTAAAGAGAAACACAGGCTTTGGGCAATTTTTGCTCCATTCCCACTGAAACCATCCCTGTACCCCCATGCACCTTCTCCCAGCGGCAGCATCGCCTGCGCCCAGCGGTAAGCGCCAGGCTTTGCCATGTCCGTGACCTGCCCCGCTTCACACCTTAACAACCCCCTCCTAAACGGGCTGGTAATgctgatttctattttttttttaatccagtgcTTTGCTCTAGCAGGGAAAAGACAGGGTCCTCCCAGCTTGCCGGCAGGCCTTTCCAGAGCCCGGCATTTCGAAGGTAAATCTTTCCCTCCAcaaagcaggttttttcccctgatgaTGGTTTTTAAGAGGAGCCGAGTGACCGAGGCACATGGTGTGGGGCCGTGCAGCCTCACGAGGAGCAGGGCTCTGTGGGGACGGCGTTAACACGAGGATTTCTGCTAGCAGATCATTTCCACCCCTCCCCCGGCCCCCATTGCTGGGTTTTCTTACTAAATTTGTCTTCCTGGGAAACACTCAGATTTTATTTGCATTGACTGTAGATACATATTTTAATGCTGATCTGATGCTCTGGGCAACCTAACCTGGCAGTGACACCCTGGCTGGAGCAAGATGCCAGCCCCCTGCCCACCTCCAGCCGCGGTGCCATCACTTCTGCAGCCCCCCCTCGGCTCTGCGCTGTCCCCACAGCGTCACCATGGTCTGCAGTCTggctccagccagcaactgccTGGGAAGCTGCTGGGGACACAAGATTTGCAGggtccctgctgccagctcatGTTTTAgccccgtgcctcagtttcccctcagTATTAAAAAGGGTGGCCACAGCAGAAGGAGCTCACTCCTTGCGCTCAGCCTTTCCAGAGTCCCAGGTGGGGACGGTGAGGCACAGGGGAGGGACACAGATGGCTTAGCCCAAGGTAGTCAGTGGGATGCTTGGGaccatcattttttttttaggaaaaaagctcTCATTTCCCCGGGCGAAGAGGTGGGAGATGTCACCTTCGGCCAGCGCTGCTCTCCCTTCCATGCCTCGGGAGGGTGTACACCCCTTGGGATGGGGTGTGGGTGTCCTGCACAGGCCAGGAGCACAAACCCTTACAGAAATGAGCCTAATGAGACAGGATGGTTCCCAGAGCatcctccagccccacagcccctccGCTGCCGAGGTCCCCGCTCACGCCCTTGCCACCGAGGTGGGAGAGACTCCGGCTGGAGGATGCAACAGTGCTGATAGAGCTTTCCCCTTCGGACCACGGGGCAGAGGTTCAGGGCAGTGAGCCCAAACCTCGCCTCCAGACCCCCACCGCGCTCAAGGGGGCCTCGGAGCGGGACCAGCCAGGGAGACGCCGGGCGCGGGCGGCCCCTTACCAGAATCCGACAGAGCCGGGCTCACCAAGCTCAGCAGCTCCCGCTCCTTCTCGTAGTCGCCCTTACAGAGGAGCTGCCCCTCCTTCAGCACAAACTCGTCGCCCTTCTGCAGGCGCCGCTCGCAGAcgcagcagcagaagcagcgcAGGTGGTAGACGCTCTTCTGGGCACGCATCACCAGCTCGCTGGGTGCGATGGCCTCCAGGCACCCGGCGCACTTCACCGCGAAGAGCCTGGGGGAGTAAGAGGAGATCCCGCTGGGACGCCCGGCAGCACTGCGGCTGCACCCGGCGGGTGGTGTGGCGTTGGGGACGAGGGATGGGGCACCCGTGGCGGGCAGATGGGCATCGGCACAGGATCGCTGTGTCACCCCGTTGGTGCTTTGATTGCGTTGAGGGGCTGGGCGCAAGGGTGCTGGCACCCTGCAGCGACACGGCACGCGCTGCAAGCTTGCCCTCTGCCAATGGCCGATGCTGCCTTTGGGTCAACTTTGGCATTTTTGGTTGACCTGTTACCAGGTGCTTACCATGA comes from Haliaeetus albicilla chromosome 8, bHalAlb1.1, whole genome shotgun sequence and encodes:
- the LMX1A gene encoding LIM homeobox transcription factor 1-alpha, whose translation is MLDGLKMEESLQSALDPAAPFSSLLGRAATPKSVCEGCQQVISDRFLLRLNDSLWHEQCVQCASCKEPLQTTCFYRDKKLYCKLDYEKLFAVKCAGCLEAIAPSELVMRAQKSVYHLRCFCCCVCERRLQKGDEFVLKEGQLLCKGDYEKERELLSLVSPALSDSGKSDDEDSICKMGQASGKGAEDGKDHKRPKRPRTILTTQQRRAFKASFEVSSKPCRKVRETLAAETGLSVRVVQVWFQNQRAKMKKLARRQQQQQQDQQNTQRLSSAQANSGGSVGLEGMLNPYTALPPPQQLLGMEQSVYGSDPFRQGLTPPQMPGDHMHPYGAEPLFHDLDSDDTSLSNLGDCFLATADAGPLQARVGNPIDHLYSMQNSYFTS